The Natrinema caseinilyticum genomic sequence TCGAACTCGTCGGGAACGGGGACGTCGGCGATCTCGAGGAAGGTCGCCGCCAGATCGTGCAAGTGAACCGGCTTCTCGCAGCTCGAGCCGGCATCGATTTTCGGGCCGATGTCTTCGTTCTTCGGCCCGCGTATCTGCAGCGGAATGTGATAGGTATCGTCGTACATCAGCGGCCCCTTGTTGAACTGGCGGTGGCCTCCCGCGAAATCGCCGTGGTCCGAAGTGTGGACGACGACCGTATTCTCGTCCAGTCCGTTGTCCTCGAGGGCCTCGAGGATCCGCCCCACCTGCTGGTCGATCAACATTACGAATCGTCGGTACTTCGCGATCGCTTCCTTCCAGAGTTCCCAGTCGAATCCGTCGACGCCGCGATAGGAGAGATAGTTCTCCTGAACCCGGGGTTTTCCATCGAAGGTCTCCGCGTAATTTATCAGCAGTTCGACCTCGTCGGGACCGTAATTCGACTCGAAGTGTTCCGGTATGACGTACGGGTGATGCGGGCCGTAGAAGTCCGTCCGATGAAAGAAGGGGGCGTCCAGTCCGCCGTCGACGTGGCGCTCGATCTCCTCGATCGTTAGTTTGGCGAGGAAGTACGCACGGGTGTCCTCGACGTCGATTGGCGCCGTTGCAGCGACCAGCGTCCCCTCACTGCCGTCCCTCGGATCGTCACCGGTATAGAGTTCCTCGGTGAGTTCGACCTCGTCGACCGGTGTCCCACGCTGTTTTCGGTACTCGATGAACGCTTCGTCGATATCGTCGTGATGTTTGTCACTACCGCCGAGATACGAGAAGCCGAAGTCCTCCGGCGTGCGGTCGCGACCGGTGTGCCACTTTCCCGTATAGGTGAGATCGTAGCCTGCCGCGTCGAGTTCCTCCGAGAACGTCGGGATATCGGGTGGAAGGTTGGGCTGAATCGCGTCGTCTTCGTGGCAGTTGTTTATCATCCCGTGTCCGTGCGGAAACTGTCCGGTGAGCAGCGACGCACGCGCGCTCGAGCAGATACTGATCGGCGTGAACGCCTGCTCGAAGCGGATCCCCTCGTTCGAAAGGCGTTCGAACGGCTGCGTCTCGTCCTCCGGCCCCCCGGGCACGCTGCAGTCGTATCGCTCCTGATCGGTGAGGAAGAAGAGAATGTTCGGGCGAGTGTCGTCAGCGTCGGCCATCGGTCGACGTACATCGACGTCGTAGTTAATGGTATGACCTGATTGGTGGGGGTACTCTCCACGAGAGGTGATAAGACGCCGCGGTGTGAACCCCACCGTTCATTAGACCCCAGTTCGAGGGACCAGTCGTGCCGGGGGCATACTGTGGTGAATGCGACTGGCAGCACCGAGTCGGCGAGGACGAACCCGTCGAACTCAGTCGAGCGATGATCGATCACTTCGTCGAGACCGGTCACTCGCCGGTCGAACGATGTGATGCGAGCGATCGTCTCCAGTCCGAGGACGGTGCCGAGACGACTAGTGCGACGACCGAACCCGCTCGAGAAAAGCCGAGCAGTCGGTAGTGAACCGTCGCGTGGAACGCGATACGCGGACGGTCGCCGACGGATCGGGGGCGGCGAGCCGCGTCTCGCCTCAACCGAGCAGGTAGCGCAGCCACGGCCGCTGTCGCACGAACTCGGTCGCCTCGAGGAACGCGTCGACGCCGAGGATGCGGCCCGCGGCGAAGGCGCCGACGATCACGAACATGAGAAATCCGAGCAGGTCCCCGTTGACGTACCCGTGCGCCCAGTCGGCGTTGCCCAGGTAGAACAACGTCATGAGGACGCCGCCGAAGAAGGCGGCCAGGCGCACGAAGGCCCCGAGGACGAGTCCGAGCCCGATGAGGAACTCACCGAGGGGTATCATCACGTTAGTGACCTCGAGCAGCGAGGGGGTCCCGGCGACGATTTCGAAGAGCCACGCGATGGGCGACTGGGCGTTCTGCAGGTAGCCCGCCGCGTCGAACGGTTCGCCCGCGACGAACGCGAATTTTCCCCACCCCGAGTGGAGGAACCAGTATCCGACGAGCAGCCGCACCGCGACCAGCACGTAGCCGGCAACCGAATCAGCGTACTCGAACGTTTCCCGCCCGCCGAACCACTGAACTGTGGCGTCGTTAGTTGACATTGTGAGTCACCTTACGGATAGATATTGGCCGTTACAGACGATAATACACGTCAAAATTCCCATTTGTGAGGAATGAATGAATATATCCCCACCAATAGAGGGTGTTTAAATATGCGTCGAGCGGATCGCTCAGGAAACGTCCTCGAGCGTCGGCCGCTCGACGTCCCCCGGGAACTCGTCGACCGGCACCTGCGCCTGGTCGCCCGAGTCCATGTCCTTGACCGTCACCTCGTCGTTCGCGAGGTCCTGTTCGCCGACGATGACGACCGTCTCGGCGTTGATCGAATCGGCGTACTCGAGTTGGGCACCGAACGAGCGGCCCGCGACGTCCGTCTCGACGACGTGGCCCCGATCGCGGAGGTCCCGACAGATCCGGGCCGCCTCGGTCCGCGTGTCCCCGATCTGCAGGACGTAATAGTCGGTCGTCACCGCTTCGTCGGGCCAGACACCCGCGCGCTGTAACAGAAGCGAAAGCGTCGCGTGCCCCGGCGCGACGCCGACGGCGGGCGTCGGCTGCCCGCCGAAGCTCTCGATGAGGTCGTCGTAACGGCCGCCGCCGAAGATCGACCGCGAGACGTCGCCCGCCGAATCGAAGCACTCGAAGACGACGCCGGTGTAGTAGTCCAGTCCGCGAGCCGTCTCGAGCGAGACGGTACAGTACTCGCGAGCGCCGAAGTCCTCCGCGGCCGCGAGCACGTTTCGGAGGTTCTCGACGGCTTCGGTCACGCGCTCCGTGTCGGCGAACGCGTCGACCGCCTCGAGGTCGCCGTCCGCGATGAGATCGTCGAACTCCGCGGCCTGGTCCGCCGTCAGACCCGCCGCTATCAGCAGATCGTGATACTCGGCGGCGGAGATCTTGGCCGATTTGTCGACCGCGCGGATCGCCGCCTCGGTGTCGACGTCGGCGTCGTAGCTCTCTAAGACGCCGCCCAAGATGTCGCGGTGGGAGATTCGGAACTCGAAGTGGTCGCCGGTGAGGCCGAGCCCGGTCAGCGCGTCGGCGGCCCACGTCAAGATCTCGGCGTCGGCTTCGGGTTCCGACGAGCCGAAGATGTCGACGTTGGTCTGGTAGAACTCGCGCTGTCGACCCTGCTGGACCTGCTCGTATCGCCAGAACGGTCGCGTAGAGAACCACTTGATCGGCTTCGACAGTTCCTGCTGTTTCGCGACGACCATCCGTGCGACGGTCGGCGTTAGCTCTGGCGTCAGCGTCACGTGGCGTCCGCCCTGATCTTCGAACGCGTAGAGTTCGTCGACGATCTCGTCACCGCTCTTGTCGGTCCACATCTCGGCTCGCTCGAGCGCCGGCGTTCCGATTTCGCGGAACCCGTACTCGCGGGCGCTCTCCTCCAGAACGTCGATGGTGGCCCGTCTGGCGGCCATCTCACCGGGATAGAAGTCACGAAAGCCCTTGATCCGGTCGTACATGAACGGTCGTTCGGCGAGGCCGAACTTCTATTCTTTTGTTCGGCGCGGGCGAACCACCGCGCGAATTGCCGACTCCATCGACCGTTTGGTTCGTTGCTAATTACCGTTAGATCCACGATGTCGAGTCCGAGATTGTCCCGTAATTTGATAGGTGTCTGCGCCGAGAGTACGACCGTGCAACGCGTGGCCGACGAAGACGATTGGATCGCGGATCTCGGCGATCAACTGCCGGTTTCGCCGCTGTCAGCCCTGGGCCTGTTTCTCTCGGCGATTATCGGGATCCGATTCGCCCTCGAGCGCGGGACGACCCGGGTATTGCTCGAGAGTATCTTTCCGCTCGTCGCCGCGACCGCGGTGGTCTTCGCCGACCGCTGGCTCGTCGCTCGTAACGTGTCGGTCCGGGACCGACTCACCGTGTTCGGCTACGGGCTGGGCGGCTTTCTCGCTGCGTCTCTCGTGACGGCGCTTCACCTCTACGTGCTGTATCTCGAGGAAACCGGCGCGAAAGCGCCCCTGTACCTGCTACTCATGGGAGGGACCGTCGGTGTCGGGGCGGGCACGGTCGCCGGAATCTACGAAATTCGACAGCGGGCGGCCGTCCGCGAAGCCGAGCGACAGAGCGCCCGTCTCGAGGAATTCGCCAGCGTCGTCAGTCACGACCTCCGGAATCCACTCGGCGTCGCTCAGGGACGGCTTCGAGCGGCGTTTACCACCGGCGAAGCGCACCACCTGGAAGAGGTCGACGCGGCGCTCGCTCGAATGGACGAACTCATCGAGGAGACGCTGTCGGTCGCCCGCAGCGGCACGCAGGTCGAAGACACCTACGATGTACCGCTCGTCGAACTCGCGAGCGAGGCCTGGACGGGAGTCGAGACGGGCGAAGCGACCTACGAAGCGGTCGGAAATCGAACGCTCGAGGTCGACCCGAAGCGAGCGAAACAGCTCTTCGAGAACCTCTACCGGAACGCGATCGAACACGGTCGCGAGGACGTCCGCGTTCGCGTCGGCTCGTGTGACGGCGGCTTCTTCGTCGCCGACGACGGTCCGGGCATTCCCGACGCCGAACGCGACGAGGTACTCGAGCACGGATACTCGACCGCCGAGGAGGGGTCGAGCCTCGGACTCGCGATCGTCCGCGCGATCGCCGACGCGCACGGCTGGCAGATTGCAGTCACCGAGAGCGAAGACGGCGGTGCGCGGTTCGAGTTTACTCGCGGGGAGTTGCCGCTCGGACGCGGGACGGGCCAGCAGCGGCCACCGCGCGACGATGGGCGGACGAGACGGTGGACGGACAGATGGTGGACGGACGACCTGGACCGGTGCTAACGCACGTCCGTCACGTACGTCTGGACGTGGTCCGGAAAGTGCTCCGCGACGGCTCGAGGGCCGTCTTCCTCGGCGATGGTCGCTCGAAGCTCCGCCTCGTAATCGGCCCTGTCGATCTCTTCGCTCGGCCCGACGATCACGTCGAGGCGCGCCTCGACGAGTCGGTCGACGGCCGAGCGACCGAACCCCGACAGCGGTGCGATGTAGTCGATCTCGTGTCGATCCTCGAGGCTCTGGGCCTGCGCCCTCGAGACCGTCGGCACGCGGTCGTCGCGCCGAGTGCCGTCAGCGATCGCATCGAACTCTCGAGACGCGAGTCGCTCGAGCGCGTGCGTGTGGACCAGTTGAATGCCGTTTCGAGGGAAGCCGTCCTCGCGGATCCGGTCGACCGCTTCGCGTGCGACGTCGGGGTCGCACTCGAGTCGTTCGAACGCGAAGTCGGCCCGGTCGGCCGTCTCGCGCGCGTGTTTCCAGTCGTCGCTGATCCCGAAGTGGGCGGTCACGAGCGTGACATCGTAAAACTCCTCGAGCAAGAGCGCGGCGAGCGTCGAATCCTTGCCGCCGCTGTAGAGCAGTCCGAGTTCCATCAGCGACGCTGGATGTCGAAGCTCTGCGAGTCGGGTTTGAGTTCCTTGAGGAGCTGTTTCATTTTGTCGTCGTCGATCTGGCCCTGGATGCGGCCGCTCCGGGCGAGGCTGACGACCTGTCGTTCGACCTGTTCGCCGAACTGCGGTTTGCTCATTTTGACGGTGTTGAGCCGCTTGCGAGCGTCGTCGGTCAGGTGCTGACGCAGGAGTGCGTTTTTCTGGGCTTCGGCCTGCTGCTGGGCCGCCTCCTGGCTCGCTTCGCTTTGCTGGGACTCGGCTCGGTCCTGTAGCTGCTCCATCTTCTGCTGTCGGAGTTCCTCGAGTTTTTCTTCGTCTGGTGAACCGCTCATTGGATCTCTATGTTGTGATTATCGCGCAGTCGGGAAAATGATTACGGACGGCGGTAGCGGTAGCTCTCGGCGGAGAAACCGGCACGAAAACGGATCAGATTCAGGCGTAGCGCTCGAGTTCCGGGCGGTCGAGTTCTTCGAGGACGGATCCCGCGGTATCGTCGAGCAAACTTCGACCGTCGGCGGTGATCCGGCGGCCCTCACCTTCGGCCGTCTCGACGAGGCCTTCCTCCTCGAGTTGCTGGAGGATGGTGCGGATCAGGTTCTTCGAACCGTCCGCGCGGCGGTCGGGCGCGACCTGGTAGCGGTTCGAACCGCCTTTCGCGCCGCCGTACTCGGTCGAGAGACGCTCGACGCCGACCGGACCGCGGTCCGCGACCTTTCGCAGCAGGCTCGCGGCGCGCGTCGCCCAGAAATCGTCCTGTTCGGGCGGAAGGTCCCGGTCGACACCGGTCTTCGCGAATTTCCCCCACTCCGGTTCCTCGAGTCGATCCGCGAGGTCGTCGGCGAGCGCCTCGATGAGGTCGTCCGCCGGAACGTCGTACATCGTAGCCATTGGCGTGTGGTTCCCGGTGGCGGCATTTAAGAGCATCGTATCGCCACGCGTGCGGCGCGGAGACGCGGCCCGGACCGTTTTTCGCCCTCGAGTCGAAACGGGGGGTATGGACGAACGCGCCGCCCTGCGGCTCCTGTCGGGCGAACTCGCGTCGGCCGGCGACGACGCGGCAACCGTCGACGGGCTCGTCGTGACGACGGATATGCTCCACGAGCGAACGGACTTCCCACCGGGGACGACCCGATACACGGCCGGGTGGCGCGCCATCGGCGCGTCGCTGTCGGACGTCGCTGCGATGGGTGCCGAGGCCACGGCCGCGGTCGCCGCCTACGCCGCACCCGCGTTCGACCGCGACGAACTGCTCGCGTTCGTTCGCGGTGCGACCGACGTTTGCGAGCGCGTCGGCACCGAGTACGTCGGCGGCGACCTCGACAGCCACGACGAGTTTACCGTCGCGACGACCGCGATCGGCCGAACGGACGATCCGGTTCAGCGACGCGGGGCCCGACCCGGCGACGTCGTCTGCGTCACCGGCACGCTCGGACGGAGTGCAGCCGCGCTCGAGTATTTCGAGCGCGCAACCGACAGCGACGGCGCTGACGACCGGCTGCTCGAGCGGGCGAACGATCTGTTCCGGTTCAGTCCCCGCATCGCGGCCGGACGGGCACTCGCTTCGCGTGCGACCGCGATGATGGACTCGAGCGACGGCCTCGCCCGCTCGCTTCATCAACTCGCCGAGGCGGGCGACTGCGGGTTCGCGATCGAGTCCGACCGGATTCCGATCGACGACGCCGTTCGCGCGGTCGCCGACACCGACGAGGAGGCGCTCGAACTCGCGACGACCTTCGGCGAGGACTTCGAACTCGTCGTGACGCTTCCCGAAGATGCGCGCTCGGCCGCCGCTGCGGCGACCGACGTGCCGCTGTCGGTGATCGGGTCGGTTCTCGAGGCCGAGGACGCGATAACGATGGACGGCGACCCGCTCGAGGACCGGGGTTACACCCACGGGTGAAGGGAAGCGACGTCCCAGAAGCGTACGTGCGCGTTCGACGGATTCACGGTGATCGGTCAGCCGATGATTGCGACCGGAACCGGCATGAAACAGAGCAAGCCGATTCCGAACGTGACGATTCCCAGAACGAACCGGCGGCGTCCGAGGGGTTCGTCTCGAACCGGTGTCGCCGGCCCCATCGACGCAAACAGCGTCGTCAACAGCCCCCAGATGATCCAGACGGCGACCGTGTTCACGCTGTGACCTTGTACGTAGAAGAGGTAGGCGGCGAGTGCGAACAACGCGCCCGGGACGATGGCCGCGATCGTCTCCTGTAGCTCCCCGGCCATCGCCCGAAGGATGTGCCCCCCGTCGAGTTGGCCGACGGGAATCAAATTGAGGAAGGTGACGAACATCCCGACCCACGCGCCGATGACCACCGGGTTCACGCCCGTCGCCGGATCATCACCGTACAGCGGCTGGTCGAAGACGGCGGCGAGCAACTCGAGTAACGGAGGGTACCCGAGTCTGATCTCGATCGCGTTCGGGTCCTGTAGGACCGCCTCCGAAACGGTCACGGGCGGCAGATGAAGGCCGATCACCGTCACGATAACCGTCGCGACGAAGCCGGCGAGCGGGCCGGCGACGCCGATATCGAACAGCGCCTTTCGGTCGGGCATTCGACCCTTCATTTTGATGACTGCACCCATCGTCCCGATGAGCGTCGGCACCGGAATGAAGTACGGCAACGAGGCGTTCACCCGATGATACCGGCTCATCACGTAGTGTCCCATTTCGTGGACGCCGAGAACCCCGAGGATCGCGAGCGAGAACGGCCAGGCGCGCCAGATCGCGGTCGGTTCGGCGAACGGATCGATCTGATACCAGAACGCGCCGGCGAACAGCGTCGAACAGACCGTCAACAGGAGTAAGAGGATGTTCGTCCAGGGAACGCCATCGACGCCGACAGTCGTCGGCTGGGCGACGAGGACGTACTCGCCGTGGCGCGTCTCGAGGGTGGCGTCGTACCCGCGTTCGTGAAAGACGGGCCAGAGCTCTCGCAGTACCCGCTCGGGGTGAGCCAACGGGTCGCCATAGTACACTAATTGATCGTCCTCTCGCCGAGTTTCGTAGACCGCGAACACCGACTCGATGCGATCGATCGGGGGGCCGTCCTCGAGAGAGCGGCCGCCGCGTCCCGCGGGACCGAATCCGGTCCGATCGACGTCTTCCATCACTCGTGGTTCACGATCTGACGGTATAAATCGACTGCCGTCGGCAGGGCCGACCGTTTCTCGCGTGAGTGTCCCCCGATCACGGACGAGATCCGCAACGCCGACGGCTGTCGATGTGACATCGACAGCTGTGAAACACCGCCACTCGTCCGCTCGGCGCGTCAAAACCGGGTTCGAAA encodes the following:
- a CDS encoding sensor histidine kinase: MQRVADEDDWIADLGDQLPVSPLSALGLFLSAIIGIRFALERGTTRVLLESIFPLVAATAVVFADRWLVARNVSVRDRLTVFGYGLGGFLAASLVTALHLYVLYLEETGAKAPLYLLLMGGTVGVGAGTVAGIYEIRQRAAVREAERQSARLEEFASVVSHDLRNPLGVAQGRLRAAFTTGEAHHLEEVDAALARMDELIEETLSVARSGTQVEDTYDVPLVELASEAWTGVETGEATYEAVGNRTLEVDPKRAKQLFENLYRNAIEHGREDVRVRVGSCDGGFFVADDGPGIPDAERDEVLEHGYSTAEEGSSLGLAIVRAIADAHGWQIAVTESEDGGARFEFTRGELPLGRGTGQQRPPRDDGRTRRWTDRWWTDDLDRC
- a CDS encoding site-2 protease family protein gives rise to the protein MEDVDRTGFGPAGRGGRSLEDGPPIDRIESVFAVYETRREDDQLVYYGDPLAHPERVLRELWPVFHERGYDATLETRHGEYVLVAQPTTVGVDGVPWTNILLLLLTVCSTLFAGAFWYQIDPFAEPTAIWRAWPFSLAILGVLGVHEMGHYVMSRYHRVNASLPYFIPVPTLIGTMGAVIKMKGRMPDRKALFDIGVAGPLAGFVATVIVTVIGLHLPPVTVSEAVLQDPNAIEIRLGYPPLLELLAAVFDQPLYGDDPATGVNPVVIGAWVGMFVTFLNLIPVGQLDGGHILRAMAGELQETIAAIVPGALFALAAYLFYVQGHSVNTVAVWIIWGLLTTLFASMGPATPVRDEPLGRRRFVLGIVTFGIGLLCFMPVPVAIIG
- the thiL gene encoding thiamine-phosphate kinase, with protein sequence MDERAALRLLSGELASAGDDAATVDGLVVTTDMLHERTDFPPGTTRYTAGWRAIGASLSDVAAMGAEATAAVAAYAAPAFDRDELLAFVRGATDVCERVGTEYVGGDLDSHDEFTVATTAIGRTDDPVQRRGARPGDVVCVTGTLGRSAAALEYFERATDSDGADDRLLERANDLFRFSPRIAAGRALASRATAMMDSSDGLARSLHQLAEAGDCGFAIESDRIPIDDAVRAVADTDEEALELATTFGEDFELVVTLPEDARSAAAAATDVPLSVIGSVLEAEDAITMDGDPLEDRGYTHG
- a CDS encoding 30S ribosomal protein S19e, whose translation is MATMYDVPADDLIEALADDLADRLEEPEWGKFAKTGVDRDLPPEQDDFWATRAASLLRKVADRGPVGVERLSTEYGGAKGGSNRYQVAPDRRADGSKNLIRTILQQLEEEGLVETAEGEGRRITADGRSLLDDTAGSVLEELDRPELERYA
- a CDS encoding DNA-binding protein, whose product is MSGSPDEEKLEELRQQKMEQLQDRAESQQSEASQEAAQQQAEAQKNALLRQHLTDDARKRLNTVKMSKPQFGEQVERQVVSLARSGRIQGQIDDDKMKQLLKELKPDSQSFDIQRR
- a CDS encoding sulfatase-like hydrolase/transferase, whose amino-acid sequence is MADADDTRPNILFFLTDQERYDCSVPGGPEDETQPFERLSNEGIRFEQAFTPISICSSARASLLTGQFPHGHGMINNCHEDDAIQPNLPPDIPTFSEELDAAGYDLTYTGKWHTGRDRTPEDFGFSYLGGSDKHHDDIDEAFIEYRKQRGTPVDEVELTEELYTGDDPRDGSEGTLVAATAPIDVEDTRAYFLAKLTIEEIERHVDGGLDAPFFHRTDFYGPHHPYVIPEHFESNYGPDEVELLINYAETFDGKPRVQENYLSYRGVDGFDWELWKEAIAKYRRFVMLIDQQVGRILEALEDNGLDENTVVVHTSDHGDFAGGHRQFNKGPLMYDDTYHIPLQIRGPKNEDIGPKIDAGSSCEKPVHLHDLAATFLEIADVPVPDEFDSKSLVSLFEKSSDSSDRAESDEEESSADSNSDGGDKSNNSKLGPSVFGQYHGDEFGLYSQRMVRTERFKYVYNGPDIDELYDLKADPAELRNLIDRPEYADKREEMRKELIDWMDKTDDPIRKWVTDVLEDAS
- a CDS encoding DUF7411 family protein; protein product: MELGLLYSGGKDSTLAALLLEEFYDVTLVTAHFGISDDWKHARETADRADFAFERLECDPDVAREAVDRIREDGFPRNGIQLVHTHALERLASREFDAIADGTRRDDRVPTVSRAQAQSLEDRHEIDYIAPLSGFGRSAVDRLVEARLDVIVGPSEEIDRADYEAELRATIAEEDGPRAVAEHFPDHVQTYVTDVR
- a CDS encoding DoxX family protein, with the translated sequence MSTNDATVQWFGGRETFEYADSVAGYVLVAVRLLVGYWFLHSGWGKFAFVAGEPFDAAGYLQNAQSPIAWLFEIVAGTPSLLEVTNVMIPLGEFLIGLGLVLGAFVRLAAFFGGVLMTLFYLGNADWAHGYVNGDLLGFLMFVIVGAFAAGRILGVDAFLEATEFVRQRPWLRYLLG
- the hisS gene encoding histidine--tRNA ligase; protein product: MYDRIKGFRDFYPGEMAARRATIDVLEESAREYGFREIGTPALERAEMWTDKSGDEIVDELYAFEDQGGRHVTLTPELTPTVARMVVAKQQELSKPIKWFSTRPFWRYEQVQQGRQREFYQTNVDIFGSSEPEADAEILTWAADALTGLGLTGDHFEFRISHRDILGGVLESYDADVDTEAAIRAVDKSAKISAAEYHDLLIAAGLTADQAAEFDDLIADGDLEAVDAFADTERVTEAVENLRNVLAAAEDFGAREYCTVSLETARGLDYYTGVVFECFDSAGDVSRSIFGGGRYDDLIESFGGQPTPAVGVAPGHATLSLLLQRAGVWPDEAVTTDYYVLQIGDTRTEAARICRDLRDRGHVVETDVAGRSFGAQLEYADSINAETVVIVGEQDLANDEVTVKDMDSGDQAQVPVDEFPGDVERPTLEDVS